In the genome of Carnobacterium viridans, one region contains:
- a CDS encoding CapA family protein has translation MKKIGWLVIALVVSGCAKSGVEKPNEDSSEQVSSSESSLQTENQAGEEKRVSFVGVGDNLIHNVIFEEAQVEDGTFDFKPMFENVAEDIETADLAFINQETLMGGDEFGFSGYPAFNTPSDMADNLNTLGFDLVNGASNHSLDKGRQGVINTLEIWDKQENMVFTGVFDSQEERDAIPVIERDGVTFSFLAYTYGTNGIEPDVSYRLNYFDEALITQDIERAKQISDFVIVSAHWGDEHMLEPNEFQKKYAQLFADLEVDAVIGTHPHVIQPIDWVEGKNGNQTLVVYSLGNFLSAMSTGTENNMLGGMISFDFVVSEEEKTIENVNWDATVMHYTGAKSEAADLRKNFRIYKLDDYTEKIASQHTLNSSQGNQLSKESLQQTTEAVIDAEFLN, from the coding sequence ATGAAAAAAATTGGATGGTTAGTAATAGCATTAGTAGTAAGTGGATGTGCAAAGTCAGGGGTTGAGAAACCTAATGAAGATAGCTCAGAGCAGGTTTCATCAAGCGAGTCATCTTTGCAAACGGAAAATCAAGCTGGAGAAGAAAAAAGAGTTTCATTTGTGGGAGTGGGAGATAACCTAATTCATAATGTGATATTTGAAGAAGCGCAAGTAGAAGACGGAACATTTGATTTTAAACCTATGTTTGAAAATGTAGCTGAAGATATTGAAACAGCAGATTTAGCTTTTATTAATCAGGAGACTTTGATGGGTGGAGATGAATTTGGTTTCTCGGGTTATCCAGCCTTTAATACACCTAGCGATATGGCAGATAATCTAAATACTTTAGGGTTTGATTTAGTAAATGGAGCATCCAATCATTCGTTGGACAAAGGCAGACAAGGTGTCATAAATACTTTAGAAATATGGGATAAGCAAGAAAATATGGTTTTTACTGGAGTGTTTGATTCACAAGAAGAACGAGATGCGATACCAGTTATTGAACGTGATGGAGTAACATTTTCCTTTTTAGCCTATACATACGGAACCAATGGGATTGAACCGGATGTTTCGTATCGTTTAAATTACTTTGATGAAGCATTGATTACTCAAGATATTGAACGAGCAAAACAAATCAGCGATTTTGTTATTGTCTCTGCTCATTGGGGTGATGAACACATGCTTGAACCGAATGAATTCCAAAAAAAATATGCTCAATTGTTTGCGGACTTAGAAGTAGATGCAGTAATTGGGACTCATCCTCATGTAATTCAACCGATTGATTGGGTAGAAGGGAAGAATGGGAATCAGACACTAGTCGTTTATTCATTAGGTAATTTCCTATCTGCGATGTCTACAGGAACTGAAAATAATATGTTAGGCGGTATGATTTCTTTTGATTTTGTAGTGAGTGAAGAGGAGAAAACCATTGAAAATGTGAATTGGGATGCAACAGTAATGCATTATACAGGTGCTAAGAGCGAAGCTGCGGATTTAAGAAAGAATTTTAGAATTTATAAGCTGGATGATTATACCGAAAAAATTGCCAGTCAACATACTCTTAACAGCTCTCAAGGAAATCAACTTTCTAAAGAGTCTTTGCAACAGACAACCGAAGCAGTTATTGATGCTGAATTTCTAAATTAG